From a single Adhaeribacter swui genomic region:
- the ccoN gene encoding cytochrome-c oxidase, cbb3-type subunit I, which translates to MLTQTITLPNQPLYAEQDSLLDKFFYDNKIVRDFGYATLFWGVAGMLIGVIIAFQLARPELNMGTQYTTFGRVRPLHTNAVIFAFVGNGIFMGVYYSLQRLCKTRMYSDTLSKIHFWAWQLIIVSAVITLPLGYTTSKEYAELEWPIDIAITLVWVVFGWNMFGTILQRRERHLYVGIWFYIATFLTVAVLHIVNSFEMPVTFLKSYSAYAGVQDALVQWWYGHNAVAFFLTTPYLGMMYYFLPKAANRPVYSYRLSIIHFWSLIFIYIWAGPHHLLYTALPDWAQSLGVVFSVMLIAPSWGGMINGLLTLRGAWDKVREEPVLKFMVVAITAYGMATFEGPMLSLKNVNAIAHFTDWIVAHVHVGALGWNGFLTFGILYWLLPRIFQTKLYSKKLANTHFWLGTLGILFYAIPMYWAGFTQGLMWKQFTKEGLLQYSNFLETVLQLVPMYYMRGIGGVLYLAGVFIMIYNVVKTVKAGKLLANEEAHAAPLMPAVKGPHHDGHWHRWIERRPIQLAVWATVAILIGGAVEMIPTFLIDSNVPTIAAVKPYTSLELQGRDVYIREGCVNCHTQMVRPFRSETERYGEYSKAGEFVYDRPFLWGSKRTGPDLHRVGGKYPHSWHYHHMLDPTSMSPGSIMPPYPWLFDQTLDISTTEAKINALRKLGTPYPEGYEKQANADLQKQAEKIAAELALEKIEVKPDKEIVALIAYLQRLGTDIKVKETN; encoded by the coding sequence ATGTTAACGCAAACAATTACTCTTCCCAATCAGCCGCTTTACGCCGAGCAGGACAGTTTGCTGGATAAATTCTTTTACGATAACAAGATTGTCCGCGACTTCGGTTATGCCACCCTTTTTTGGGGGGTGGCCGGTATGCTCATCGGGGTCATTATAGCCTTTCAGCTGGCCCGCCCCGAACTAAATATGGGTACCCAATATACCACGTTCGGCCGCGTACGGCCCCTGCATACCAACGCGGTAATTTTCGCCTTTGTGGGCAACGGTATTTTTATGGGAGTGTATTACTCCCTGCAACGCCTCTGCAAAACCCGGATGTACTCGGATACACTCAGTAAAATCCATTTCTGGGCCTGGCAGCTCATTATTGTGTCGGCGGTAATTACCTTGCCGCTTGGGTACACCACCTCTAAAGAATACGCCGAGCTGGAGTGGCCCATTGATATTGCCATTACGCTGGTGTGGGTCGTATTCGGCTGGAACATGTTTGGTACTATTCTGCAACGCCGCGAACGCCACTTGTACGTGGGTATCTGGTTTTACATTGCTACTTTTTTAACCGTAGCGGTGCTGCACATTGTAAACTCTTTCGAAATGCCGGTTACTTTCTTAAAAAGTTATTCGGCTTACGCCGGGGTGCAGGACGCGCTGGTGCAGTGGTGGTACGGCCACAACGCGGTGGCCTTTTTCTTAACCACGCCTTACCTGGGCATGATGTACTACTTCTTACCCAAAGCCGCTAACCGCCCGGTATATTCCTACCGCTTATCTATTATTCACTTCTGGTCCTTGATCTTTATTTACATCTGGGCCGGTCCGCACCACTTGTTATATACTGCTTTACCGGACTGGGCGCAAAGTTTAGGTGTCGTTTTCTCGGTGATGCTGATTGCGCCAAGCTGGGGCGGGATGATTAACGGGTTGTTAACCCTGCGCGGTGCCTGGGATAAAGTACGCGAAGAACCGGTGCTGAAGTTTATGGTAGTTGCTATTACGGCTTACGGTATGGCGACTTTCGAAGGCCCGATGCTTTCTTTGAAAAACGTAAACGCTATTGCCCACTTCACCGACTGGATTGTGGCCCACGTACACGTAGGCGCCCTGGGCTGGAACGGTTTCCTGACATTTGGTATTCTCTATTGGTTGTTGCCCCGCATTTTCCAGACGAAATTATATTCTAAAAAATTAGCCAATACCCACTTCTGGTTAGGCACCCTGGGTATATTGTTTTACGCCATCCCGATGTACTGGGCCGGTTTCACGCAAGGTTTGATGTGGAAACAGTTTACCAAAGAAGGATTGCTGCAATACTCTAACTTCCTGGAAACCGTGCTGCAACTGGTACCCATGTATTACATGCGCGGTATTGGTGGCGTGTTGTACTTAGCCGGCGTGTTTATCATGATTTACAACGTGGTAAAAACCGTGAAAGCCGGTAAATTATTAGCCAACGAAGAAGCGCACGCTGCGCCGTTAATGCCAGCCGTAAAAGGTCCGCACCACGATGGGCACTGGCACCGCTGGATTGAGCGCCGTCCGATACAACTGGCTGTTTGGGCAACCGTTGCCATCCTGATTGGCGGAGCCGTGGAAATGATCCCGACTTTCCTGATCGACTCGAACGTACCCACCATTGCCGCCGTGAAGCCTTATACGTCGCTGGAATTACAAGGTCGCGACGTGTATATCCGGGAAGGCTGCGTGAACTGCCACACCCAAATGGTACGGCCGTTCCGCTCCGAAACCGAGCGCTACGGGGAATACTCCAAAGCCGGCGAGTTCGTGTACGATCGTCCGTTCTTGTGGGGCTCGAAACGTACCGGTCCGGATTTGCACCGGGTAGGCGGCAAGTACCCGCATAGCTGGCACTACCACCATATGCTCGACCCCACTAGTATGTCACCGGGCTCTATTATGCCGCCATACCCGTGGTTGTTTGATCAAACCCTGGATATCTCGACTACCGAAGCCAAAATAAACGCGCTCCGTAAACTAGGCACCCCGTATCCGGAAGGCTACGAAAAACAGGCCAACGCCGACCTGCAAAAACAAGCCGAAAAAATAGCCGCAGAACTAGCCCTGGAAAAAATAGAGGTTAAACCAGATAAAGAAATCGTCGCCCTGATTGCCTACCTGCAACGCCTGGGAACAGATATAAAAGTGAAAGAAACCAATTGA
- a CDS encoding cbb3-type cytochrome c oxidase N-terminal domain-containing protein: MKNFNFFVNHRLRTTLLGSLLVLSHFAHAQEATKAAEKTAQLPASTLLPLVLMVFLFLVVVGFMAAVFIQALPLLFHFYDHPARQNTAMARFIGLFRGDTTTFTGKAHDILMEDHSYDGIHEFDNDLPPWWKAMFYATAVFGVIYLFNYHVFQNGQLQIQEYETEMQQAALLHPGDLTGNANEKTDYKPLIEAPRLEAGHATFTQNCAACHGQKAEGIVGPNLTDEYWLHGGDVNAVFKTIKYGVTSKGMVAWQGKLSDDQILEVASYILSVKGTNPPNAKAPQGEKEK; encoded by the coding sequence ATGAAAAATTTTAATTTTTTTGTTAATCACCGGTTAAGAACAACTTTGCTGGGTAGTTTGCTGGTACTTTCTCACTTCGCCCACGCCCAGGAGGCGACGAAAGCAGCTGAAAAAACAGCGCAATTACCGGCCAGTACTTTGCTTCCCCTGGTGTTAATGGTATTTCTGTTCCTGGTGGTTGTGGGTTTTATGGCAGCGGTTTTTATTCAGGCTTTGCCCTTGTTGTTTCATTTCTACGACCATCCGGCTAGGCAAAATACGGCCATGGCCCGGTTCATCGGTTTGTTCCGCGGCGACACGACCACTTTCACCGGTAAAGCCCACGATATTTTAATGGAAGACCATTCCTACGATGGCATTCACGAATTCGATAACGATTTGCCGCCCTGGTGGAAGGCCATGTTCTATGCTACGGCGGTATTTGGGGTGATTTACCTGTTTAACTACCACGTTTTCCAGAACGGACAATTGCAGATTCAGGAATACGAAACCGAAATGCAACAAGCCGCCTTGCTGCATCCGGGAGATTTAACGGGAAATGCCAACGAAAAAACCGATTATAAACCTTTAATCGAAGCTCCCCGACTGGAAGCCGGTCACGCAACTTTTACCCAAAACTGCGCCGCCTGTCACGGTCAAAAAGCGGAAGGTATAGTAGGCCCTAACTTAACTGACGAATACTGGTTGCATGGCGGCGACGTGAACGCGGTTTTTAAAACCATTAAATACGGGGTAACCAGCAAAGGCATGGTGGCCTGGCAAGGCAAACTTTCCGACGACCAGATTCTGGAAGTAGCCAGTTATATCCTGAGCGTAAAAGGCACCAACCCGCCCAACGCGAAGGCCCCGCAAGGTGAAAAAGAAAAGTAG
- the ccoG gene encoding cytochrome c oxidase accessory protein CcoG: MSQAVVDKEAFRDSIATVDKEGKRVWVYPKKPSGKFYEYRKLVSYGFLALLFTGPFLKINNLPLLMLNFPERKFIIFGMIFWPQDFFLLLLGFLAFVVFIILFTIVYGRLFCGWVCPQTIFLEMVFRRIEYWIEGDHMKQKALDKADWNQEKILKKSAKHSIFLLISFVIANTFLAYIIGVDALKEIVTDSPKNHIGGLSSLLVFTGIFYWVFARFREQVCTIVCPYGRLQGVMMDKKTTVIAYDYVRGEPREKLRKNQVRTAGDCIDCHQCVQVCPTGIDIRNGAQQMECINCTACIDACNNIMEMIGKPKDLIKYASEENIAENKPFRVTGRMKSISAVLVLLLGGFVSLLVTRSNVDATILRTPGMLYQKKENNQISNLYNISIINKTQQKMPITLRLLEPQGNIKLVRDNLVLPEQGLTEGVFFAEIDQKALHGTSTEIKIGVYSGDKLITTEKTKFLGPGQ, translated from the coding sequence ATGAGTCAGGCAGTAGTGGATAAAGAAGCCTTTCGGGATTCGATTGCCACCGTAGATAAAGAAGGAAAACGCGTTTGGGTGTACCCCAAAAAGCCCAGCGGAAAATTTTATGAGTACCGCAAGTTAGTCAGTTACGGCTTTCTGGCCTTATTATTTACTGGGCCCTTTTTAAAAATAAACAATTTACCCTTGCTCATGCTGAACTTCCCGGAACGGAAGTTTATCATTTTCGGGATGATTTTCTGGCCCCAGGATTTCTTTCTGCTGCTGCTCGGGTTTTTGGCTTTTGTGGTATTTATCATCCTGTTCACGATTGTGTACGGGCGCTTATTCTGCGGTTGGGTTTGCCCGCAGACTATTTTCCTGGAAATGGTTTTCCGGCGCATCGAATACTGGATTGAAGGCGACCACATGAAGCAAAAAGCTTTGGATAAAGCCGACTGGAATCAAGAGAAAATTTTAAAAAAATCGGCCAAACACAGCATTTTTCTGCTCATCTCGTTTGTAATCGCCAATACCTTCCTGGCCTACATTATTGGCGTAGATGCTTTAAAAGAAATCGTTACCGACTCCCCGAAAAACCATATTGGTGGCTTAAGTTCTTTGCTGGTTTTTACCGGTATTTTTTACTGGGTATTTGCCCGTTTCCGGGAGCAAGTGTGTACCATTGTGTGCCCTTATGGTCGCTTGCAGGGCGTAATGATGGATAAAAAAACCACCGTAATTGCCTATGATTACGTGCGCGGCGAACCCCGCGAAAAGCTCCGCAAAAATCAGGTGCGTACGGCCGGTGATTGCATAGATTGCCATCAGTGCGTGCAGGTGTGCCCTACCGGCATTGATATCCGGAACGGTGCGCAGCAAATGGAATGCATTAACTGCACCGCCTGCATCGATGCCTGCAACAACATCATGGAAATGATTGGCAAGCCGAAAGATTTGATTAAATACGCCTCCGAAGAAAACATTGCCGAGAACAAACCTTTCCGGGTAACCGGCCGCATGAAAAGCATCAGCGCGGTACTGGTGTTATTACTGGGTGGCTTTGTAAGCTTACTGGTAACCCGCAGCAACGTAGATGCCACTATTTTGCGCACGCCGGGCATGTTGTACCAGAAAAAAGAAAATAACCAGATTAGCAACCTGTACAACATTTCCATCATCAACAAAACCCAGCAGAAAATGCCGATAACGCTCCGGCTCCTGGAGCCGCAAGGCAATATCAAGCTGGTGCGCGACAACCTGGTATTACCCGAGCAAGGCTTAACCGAAGGCGTATTTTTTGCGGAAATTGACCAGAAAGCGTTACACGGCACCAGCACCGAAATTAAGATTGGCGTGTACAGCGGCGATAAGTTAATAACCACCGAAAAAACCAAGTTCCTGGGTCCGGGGCAGTAA
- a CDS encoding FixH family protein, producing the protein MNTATIHKNNTSWWPKFIIATFILFAFFIGYMVRQAMQTDVDLVSQDYYKKEIAYQQHINQVKETNALSAPLTFVLAPAAGQLSLDFPETFAHQKVTGTIHFFRPSSAKLDFELPVQLNADRQQHIATSQLKKGLWRVQINWQAGDKAYYFQKEITLE; encoded by the coding sequence ATGAACACAGCAACTATTCATAAAAACAACACCAGTTGGTGGCCCAAATTCATCATCGCGACTTTTATTTTGTTTGCTTTCTTCATCGGCTACATGGTGCGCCAGGCCATGCAAACCGACGTGGATCTGGTGAGCCAGGATTATTACAAAAAAGAAATTGCTTACCAGCAGCACATCAACCAGGTAAAAGAAACCAATGCATTAAGTGCGCCGCTGACGTTTGTGCTGGCGCCGGCGGCCGGGCAGTTAAGCCTGGATTTTCCGGAAACTTTCGCCCACCAGAAAGTAACCGGCACCATTCATTTCTTCCGGCCCTCCAGCGCTAAACTCGACTTTGAACTACCAGTGCAACTAAACGCTGATCGCCAGCAGCACATTGCTACCAGCCAACTAAAGAAAGGTTTGTGGCGGGTACAGATAAACTGGCAGGCTGGTGATAAAGCATATTATTTTCAAAAAGAAATAACCCTGGAATAG
- a CDS encoding sulfite exporter TauE/SafE family protein — translation MIWAGFVFGILGSFHCVGMCGPIALALPVGRGTGWSYVAGRLLYNLGRITTYTLLGTLAGLIGKSLQIAVFQQTLSVVSGVLILLVLVLPLTIFAKFRGLTGLGKLLQYIKKSIGYFFGKNNIWSLGVVGLLNGLLPCGFVYFALAGALSMPTVPTAMGYMFLFGLGTFPLMLVISLTGKFMQPRIRHFFNRAVPYAASFLALLFILRGLNLGIPYVSPVLGQSQTTTAAAPAHCH, via the coding sequence ATGATTTGGGCAGGATTTGTTTTCGGGATTTTAGGCAGTTTCCATTGCGTAGGGATGTGCGGCCCGATTGCTTTGGCACTGCCGGTGGGCAGGGGCACTGGCTGGTCGTATGTGGCTGGCCGGCTCCTGTACAATCTGGGTCGCATTACCACTTACACGCTGTTGGGTACTTTAGCCGGATTAATCGGGAAAAGCCTGCAGATAGCCGTATTTCAGCAAACCTTATCGGTAGTATCCGGAGTGCTGATTTTGCTGGTATTGGTGCTGCCGCTTACCATATTTGCCAAGTTCCGGGGACTTACCGGCCTAGGCAAACTCCTGCAATACATCAAAAAAAGCATCGGCTACTTTTTTGGTAAAAACAATATCTGGTCTTTGGGAGTGGTGGGCTTATTAAACGGTTTGCTGCCCTGTGGCTTTGTGTATTTTGCTTTGGCCGGGGCGCTAAGTATGCCCACGGTACCCACCGCTATGGGGTATATGTTTTTATTTGGCCTGGGTACTTTTCCGCTGATGCTGGTAATCTCTTTAACCGGCAAGTTTATGCAACCCCGCATCCGCCATTTCTTCAATCGGGCGGTGCCATATGCCGCCAGCTTTTTAGCCTTATTATTTATTCTGCGCGGTTTAAACTTAGGGATTCCGTACGTGAGCCCCGTCTTGGGGCAAAGCCAAACCACTACGGCCGCAGCACCCGCGCACTGTCATTAA
- a CDS encoding universal stress protein: MQTLLVLTDLTENSANAYQYAVQLAGQVQATIKLVYSTNGIALSLPNHLQQAQKLQSFANRYVCFSGTEGSNLQPECLIANDPWPEALPLLVNVHQPDLIIAGSGLLDQLEVQGKTLALELLEQYPLLWIPEKANYQTIRNLAFITDFTDQDPGTIEQVKRFAGIFKAEVSLLHFYAPKDRAKVPQIKKEGDLLHRYITPAGTPYFLKEEENLVKGLDEFIQDNPIDLFVVATRDTYLANQYLKSDYSQYLACNHTIPLLNLYQAKKKSCAGNCSFCKKQHAAAEPVTIQL, translated from the coding sequence ATGCAAACGCTTTTAGTTTTAACAGATTTAACGGAAAACAGTGCCAATGCCTATCAATACGCCGTTCAGTTGGCTGGTCAGGTTCAGGCTACCATTAAACTGGTTTACAGCACCAACGGCATAGCTTTGTCACTGCCCAACCATTTGCAGCAAGCCCAAAAACTGCAAAGTTTTGCTAACCGCTACGTTTGTTTTTCAGGCACCGAAGGAAGCAATTTGCAACCCGAGTGTTTGATTGCCAACGACCCTTGGCCCGAAGCTTTGCCGTTGCTGGTGAACGTGCACCAACCCGATTTAATTATTGCGGGTTCCGGCCTACTGGATCAATTGGAAGTTCAGGGAAAAACTTTGGCTTTGGAATTACTGGAGCAATACCCGCTGCTATGGATACCCGAAAAAGCCAATTATCAAACCATCCGTAATTTGGCCTTTATCACCGATTTTACCGACCAGGACCCCGGCACCATTGAGCAGGTAAAACGGTTTGCCGGTATTTTTAAAGCCGAGGTATCCTTACTCCATTTTTACGCACCGAAAGACCGGGCCAAGGTACCGCAAATAAAAAAAGAAGGCGATTTGCTGCACCGCTACATTACCCCGGCCGGCACCCCTTATTTCCTGAAAGAAGAAGAAAACCTGGTAAAAGGCTTGGACGAATTTATTCAGGATAACCCCATAGACTTGTTCGTGGTGGCTACCCGCGACACCTACCTGGCGAATCAGTATTTAAAATCAGATTATTCCCAATACCTGGCCTGTAACCATACCATTCCGCTGCTGAACCTGTACCAGGCTAAAAAGAAATCCTGCGCCGGCAATTGCAGCTTCTGTAAGAAACAGCATGCGGCGGCTGAACCCGTAACAATCCAGTTGTAA
- the hemN gene encoding oxygen-independent coproporphyrinogen III oxidase, giving the protein METLPSWLIQKYNVPAPRYTSYPTVPFWDKEAPTAEQWFTVVNRTFTESNTAKGISLYIHLPFCEALCTYCGCNTRITKNHGVELGYIQAVLQEWYMYLNEFPEKPIIRELHLGGGTPTFFSPENLKMLLDGITQDAIIHPEREFSFEGHPNNTTAAHLQVLYDCGFRRVSFGIQDFDLRVQKTINRLQPYENVLRVTEQAREIGYESVNFDLIYGLPYQTPETITATIAQVATLRPDRIAFYSYAHVPWVKPGQRSYTEKDLPDNDAKRALYELGKQQLTALGYTDIGMDHFALPHDPLYHAWQNNTLHRNFMGYTTCHTDLLIGLGASSISDARYAYLQNQKKVEDYKATLTNNSLAIFKGHLLSPEDLILKEAILAITCTGKLTWTRELISLLPDEAFAELNQMEAEGLIQNKADQLRVTSRGKAFIRNIAMVFDGKLRNSQPATSPVFSKAI; this is encoded by the coding sequence ATGGAAACGCTGCCTTCCTGGTTGATTCAAAAATACAATGTGCCGGCTCCCCGGTATACCAGCTACCCCACGGTGCCTTTCTGGGATAAAGAAGCGCCCACCGCGGAACAATGGTTTACCGTCGTGAATCGTACGTTTACGGAATCGAACACCGCCAAAGGAATAAGCTTGTACATTCACTTGCCATTCTGCGAAGCTTTGTGCACGTATTGCGGTTGCAATACCCGTATTACCAAAAATCACGGAGTCGAGCTGGGCTACATTCAGGCGGTTTTACAGGAATGGTACATGTACCTGAACGAGTTTCCGGAAAAGCCCATAATTCGGGAATTACACCTGGGCGGCGGCACGCCTACTTTCTTTAGTCCCGAAAATTTAAAAATGTTGCTCGACGGCATTACCCAGGACGCAATTATTCATCCGGAGCGGGAATTTAGTTTCGAGGGCCACCCCAACAATACCACAGCAGCGCACTTACAGGTATTGTATGATTGCGGTTTCCGGCGCGTGAGTTTCGGTATCCAGGATTTTGACTTACGGGTGCAGAAAACCATTAACCGCTTGCAGCCCTACGAAAACGTACTAAGAGTAACCGAACAAGCGCGCGAAATCGGGTACGAGTCGGTGAATTTTGATTTAATATACGGCTTACCTTACCAAACCCCCGAAACTATTACCGCTACCATTGCCCAGGTAGCCACCTTACGCCCCGACCGCATTGCTTTTTACTCCTACGCCCACGTGCCCTGGGTAAAGCCCGGCCAGCGCAGCTACACCGAAAAAGACTTACCCGACAACGACGCAAAACGTGCTCTGTACGAATTAGGTAAGCAACAACTAACGGCTTTGGGTTACACCGACATCGGGATGGACCATTTTGCCTTACCCCACGACCCGCTGTACCACGCCTGGCAAAATAACACCCTGCACCGTAACTTTATGGGCTACACCACCTGCCACACCGATCTACTCATTGGCCTGGGTGCGTCCTCCATCAGCGATGCCCGCTACGCTTATTTGCAAAACCAGAAAAAAGTAGAAGATTATAAAGCTACCCTTACCAATAATAGCTTAGCTATTTTTAAAGGCCATTTATTGAGTCCGGAAGATTTAATTTTAAAAGAAGCCATCCTGGCCATTACCTGTACCGGCAAATTAACCTGGACCAGAGAATTAATTTCTTTGCTGCCCGACGAGGCGTTTGCTGAGTTAAACCAAATGGAAGCCGAAGGATTAATTCAAAATAAAGCCGATCAGCTGCGGGTTACCAGTCGGGGTAAAGCCTTTATTCGCAATATCGCCATGGTGTTCGATGGCAAACTCCGCAACAGCCAACCAGCTACAAGCCCGGTTTTTAGTAAAGCGATTTAG
- a CDS encoding tagaturonate reductase, producing the protein MLLNQENLKNIITSQVQVPKPETLHLPEKVLQFGTGVLLRGLPDYFIHQANQAGIFNGRVVVVKSTDRGDTVAFDEQDNLYTICVRGIENGQTVEENIICSAISRVVSAGSQWPEILKFAASSDLSVIISNTTEVGIQLVKDNIQGQPPVSFPGKLLAVLWARYQAFAGDPSKGLVIVPTELIPDNGSKLKEIVYQLAEEQVTEPGFLDWLNTSTIFCNTLVDRIVPGKPDPEKLAGLEQELGYHDELLTMSEVYRLWAIAGDEKVQQVLSFAPVDAGVIIAPDIDIYRELKLRLLNGTHTLSCGVAFLAGLETVKQAMAHELVAGFIGGLMQNEIAPAIPYLIEPRVALDFATKVLDRFRNPHLEHQWLSITMNYTAKLKMRVIPVLLKYYERFNQVPEQIAFGFAAYLHFMRATRVENNKYYGKLAEEEYLINDDQAALLQEYWQQETPAAVTRNVLQNPELWGIDLTTLPGFAAAVTNYLIQIEEKGVEAVLQQVVSKKAVVS; encoded by the coding sequence ATGCTCCTAAATCAGGAAAATTTAAAAAATATTATTACCAGCCAGGTGCAGGTACCCAAACCCGAAACCCTGCATTTGCCCGAAAAAGTTTTGCAGTTCGGAACCGGCGTTTTGCTACGTGGTTTACCCGATTACTTCATTCACCAGGCTAACCAGGCGGGTATTTTCAACGGCCGGGTAGTCGTCGTGAAATCCACGGACCGCGGCGATACGGTGGCTTTTGACGAGCAGGATAACTTGTACACAATTTGCGTGCGGGGCATCGAAAACGGACAAACGGTAGAAGAAAATATCATTTGCTCGGCCATTAGCCGGGTAGTTTCGGCAGGTTCGCAGTGGCCCGAAATTTTAAAATTTGCGGCTAGCTCGGATTTAAGCGTAATCATTTCCAACACCACCGAAGTAGGCATTCAACTGGTAAAAGATAATATTCAGGGGCAGCCGCCGGTTTCTTTCCCCGGTAAATTGCTGGCGGTATTGTGGGCCCGCTACCAGGCATTTGCCGGTGACCCGAGTAAAGGTTTGGTGATTGTACCCACCGAACTGATTCCGGATAATGGCTCGAAATTAAAAGAAATCGTGTACCAACTCGCAGAAGAGCAAGTAACTGAACCGGGTTTTCTGGATTGGCTAAATACCAGCACAATTTTCTGTAATACCCTCGTGGACCGCATTGTGCCGGGCAAACCCGATCCGGAAAAATTAGCGGGCTTGGAACAAGAACTAGGCTACCACGACGAACTGCTCACCATGTCGGAAGTATATCGGTTGTGGGCCATTGCGGGCGACGAAAAAGTGCAGCAAGTTCTATCTTTTGCTCCCGTAGATGCCGGGGTAATTATTGCGCCCGATATTGATATTTACCGGGAGTTAAAATTACGGCTTTTAAACGGCACGCACACCTTAAGCTGCGGCGTAGCTTTTCTGGCCGGACTGGAAACCGTAAAACAAGCCATGGCGCACGAGTTAGTGGCGGGTTTTATCGGCGGTTTAATGCAAAACGAAATTGCCCCGGCCATTCCGTACCTGATAGAGCCGCGGGTGGCTCTGGATTTTGCCACGAAAGTACTCGACCGCTTCCGGAATCCGCACCTGGAACACCAGTGGCTCAGTATAACCATGAACTATACCGCCAAATTGAAAATGCGGGTCATTCCGGTTTTACTAAAGTATTACGAACGGTTTAACCAGGTACCAGAGCAAATAGCTTTTGGTTTTGCGGCTTACCTGCACTTTATGCGGGCAACCCGAGTAGAGAACAATAAGTATTACGGTAAGCTAGCTGAGGAAGAATACCTGATAAACGATGACCAAGCGGCGCTTTTACAAGAGTATTGGCAACAAGAAACTCCAGCGGCAGTAACCAGAAACGTTTTACAAAACCCAGAACTATGGGGCATAGATTTAACAACTTTACCCGGTTTTGCCGCCGCCGTTACAAACTACTTAATTCAAATAGAAGAGAAAGGCGTAGAAGCGGTGCTGCAACAGGTAGTCTCTAAGAAAGCAGTTGTTTCGTAA